In Gallus gallus isolate bGalGal1 chromosome Z, bGalGal1.mat.broiler.GRCg7b, whole genome shotgun sequence, one DNA window encodes the following:
- the LOC124417541 gene encoding adenylate cyclase type 10-like: MKLSEAEALRSSIKKEGNAIDRFEEAIFFSLKGEVKRQVCSNVGCVKLAKEMSRQALRLLEKRFPRTRAGAFVKSLWEGLKRAPQATGRASFLPQEARRKKQAWLVQRSRCLSLLEDLYSQEGTSGGQRFSRLAALMKANTDSKMHSYQAADSHIGQALN; this comes from the exons ATGAAGCTGAGCGAAGCAGAGGCTCTGAGGAGCTCcatcaaaaaggaaggaaatgccaTCGACCGCTTTGAGGAGGCCATCTTCTTCAGCCTCAAAGGAGAGGTAAAGAGGCAG GTCTGCAGTAACGTGGGATGTGTGAAGCTGGCCAAGGAAATGAGCAGGCAGGCGCTGAGACTGCTGGAAAAGCGGTTCCCCCGGACTCGTGCCGGGGCCTTTGTCAAGTCTCTGTGGGAAGGGTTGAAGCGTGCTCCTCAGGCCACAGGCAGAGcgtccttccttccccaggaggCTCG gaggaagaagcaagCCTGGCTGGTTCAGCGGAGCAGATGCCTCTCCTTGCTCGAGGACCTCTACAGCCAGGAGGGCACATCTGGCGGACAGAGGTTCTCCCGCCTGGCAGCACTCATGAAGGCCAACACGGACAGCAAGATGCACTCCTATCAGGCAGCAGACTCACACATTGGACAAGCcttgaattaa